A window of Flavobacterium flavigenum contains these coding sequences:
- a CDS encoding arylsulfatase: MKKFKNNSRIKSPTRGILITALLATQFGFAQENQNAEFKGVVGKTLADSKEYWPEPVKAPKGAPNVVWILLDDVGFGASSAFGGLIDTPTFDALANNGLRYTNFHTTAICAPTRAALLTGRNSGRVHVSGFSHTILSAGFPGWDGRIPSDKGTIAEILRENGYNTFAVGKYGITPDEDATDAGPFDRWPTGKGFDHFYGFLGSQTDQYNPDLVEDQVHIKPDGRHLNELITDKAISYIQKQQKAAPGKPFFLYYAPGAAHAPHQVAKEWSDKYKGKFDEGWDVYRERVLANQKKLGVIPANAVLPERNPLIEEWKKLTPDQKKLYARFMEVYAGFLTYTDAEIGRVVNYLKETNQFDNTVIFVAIGDNGASKEGSLVGTINQSLFAQGTSDEKNLQDNLANIGEIGTPQGRNTNYPLGWAQATNAPFKNWKQDAQSEGGTRNPLIIHYPNGIKDKGGIRNQYSHVNDILPTTLDIAGIKAPEYIKGIKQDVIQGSSLYTSLNNAKAESLHKVQYYYIFGNRAIYKDGWKAAAAHPDPFTLLKTAGKNQAPSANSFDNDVWELYNLNEDFNERNNLAKKYPEKLQELKKLFDEQAKENNVYPLIDWQDVLGRKIHNSGADKGKNLQELIKEATKGANGSSH, encoded by the coding sequence ATGAAAAAATTTAAAAACAACAGTAGAATCAAAAGTCCAACAAGAGGGATTTTGATTACAGCACTACTAGCAACTCAGTTTGGATTTGCACAGGAGAATCAAAATGCAGAATTTAAAGGAGTTGTGGGTAAAACATTGGCCGATTCAAAAGAATATTGGCCTGAGCCAGTAAAAGCCCCAAAAGGCGCTCCAAATGTGGTTTGGATTTTACTGGATGATGTAGGATTTGGCGCTTCCAGTGCTTTTGGAGGATTAATTGACACACCTACTTTTGACGCTTTGGCAAATAATGGGTTACGTTATACCAATTTTCATACAACCGCTATTTGCGCCCCTACCCGCGCCGCTTTATTAACTGGAAGAAATTCAGGCAGAGTTCACGTTAGCGGCTTTTCTCACACCATTTTATCTGCGGGCTTCCCGGGTTGGGATGGCAGAATTCCATCAGACAAAGGAACTATTGCTGAGATTTTACGGGAGAACGGCTACAACACTTTTGCAGTAGGGAAATATGGTATAACTCCGGATGAGGATGCTACAGATGCAGGTCCGTTTGACAGATGGCCTACCGGAAAAGGTTTCGATCATTTCTATGGTTTCTTAGGATCACAAACCGATCAGTACAACCCTGATTTGGTAGAAGATCAGGTGCATATAAAACCAGACGGCCGCCATCTGAACGAATTAATTACCGATAAAGCAATCAGTTACATTCAGAAACAACAAAAAGCAGCTCCCGGAAAACCATTCTTTTTATATTATGCACCCGGAGCAGCACATGCACCTCATCAGGTGGCAAAGGAATGGAGTGATAAATACAAAGGAAAATTCGACGAAGGCTGGGATGTGTATCGTGAAAGAGTTTTGGCAAACCAAAAGAAACTGGGTGTAATTCCTGCCAATGCGGTTTTACCTGAACGTAACCCATTAATTGAGGAATGGAAAAAACTGACTCCGGATCAAAAGAAGTTATATGCAAGATTTATGGAAGTTTATGCAGGATTCCTGACGTATACCGATGCTGAAATTGGAAGAGTTGTAAATTACCTCAAAGAAACCAATCAATTTGATAACACTGTAATTTTTGTGGCAATTGGTGATAACGGTGCCAGTAAAGAAGGCAGTCTGGTAGGTACTATCAACCAAAGTCTTTTTGCTCAGGGTACATCTGACGAAAAAAACCTTCAGGATAATTTAGCCAACATCGGTGAAATTGGAACTCCTCAGGGACGTAATACCAATTACCCTTTGGGCTGGGCACAAGCTACGAATGCACCGTTTAAAAACTGGAAACAGGATGCTCAGTCAGAAGGAGGAACGCGTAATCCTTTGATTATTCATTATCCAAACGGAATAAAAGATAAAGGCGGAATCAGGAATCAATACAGCCACGTAAACGACATTTTGCCTACTACGCTTGATATTGCAGGAATCAAAGCTCCGGAATATATTAAAGGAATTAAACAAGATGTTATCCAGGGCTCTTCTTTATATACTTCTTTAAATAATGCTAAAGCAGAGTCGTTACACAAAGTGCAATACTACTATATTTTTGGAAACAGAGCCATTTACAAAGATGGATGGAAAGCAGCCGCAGCGCATCCGGACCCGTTTACCTTATTGAAAACTGCTGGTAAAAATCAGGCACCTTCAGCAAACAGTTTTGATAATGATGTTTGGGAATTATACAACTTAAACGAAGATTTTAACGAACGTAATAACCTGGCCAAAAAATATCCTGAAAAATTACAAGAACTAAAAAAACTGTTTGATGAACAAGCCAAAGAAAACAATGTATATCCGTTAATTGACTGGCAGGATGTACTGGGCAGAAAAATTCACAATAGCGGAGCTGACAAAGGCAAAAACCTTCAGGAGCTGATTAAAGAAGCTACAAAAGGAGCAAACGGCAGTTCGCATTAA
- a CDS encoding sterol desaturase family protein, whose protein sequence is MATVQNSNKNLTRDLSISLFIYALPVLAIYLYFKLSNNVVSESHIALPAFLEFAKPAFQNIRTWGLTVFMIVLGIIEFTAGLYDDEWTGEERKIDIVSFLAPKLILPAVISFFSLKVLPVLIPNLENALSWVPFWGGFFLIAVADDLTQYWYHRLHHQVPFLWRFHRTHHSAPYMGMAMLSRQNFIYTIFFSQIYLTATLTFLGLGLPALFVLVIKSIITLTAHSSIAWDKPFYKYKVLHPIAWVLERLISTPATHHAHHADTSGDGVGHFKGNFGNMFFIWDVIFGTGLITRQFPKSYGIKSYKQEEWYAQFLWPIFKSKKEGSALAEGVLSVPLKQTPIIENQPVLETVQS, encoded by the coding sequence ATGGCAACAGTTCAAAATTCAAACAAAAATCTGACAAGAGATTTAAGCATTAGTCTTTTTATATACGCATTACCGGTATTGGCAATTTATCTGTATTTTAAATTAAGTAATAACGTGGTAAGCGAATCGCACATTGCATTACCCGCTTTTTTGGAATTTGCAAAACCTGCCTTCCAAAACATTCGTACCTGGGGATTAACCGTTTTTATGATTGTCCTGGGCATTATAGAATTTACAGCAGGTCTTTACGATGATGAATGGACAGGAGAAGAACGCAAAATTGACATTGTTAGTTTCCTTGCTCCAAAATTAATTTTACCAGCGGTTATTTCTTTTTTCAGCTTAAAGGTTTTACCAGTTTTGATTCCGAATCTTGAAAACGCACTTTCGTGGGTTCCGTTTTGGGGAGGTTTTTTTTTAATCGCGGTTGCAGATGATTTGACCCAATACTGGTACCACCGTTTACACCATCAGGTTCCCTTTTTGTGGCGTTTTCACAGAACGCATCATTCGGCTCCATACATGGGAATGGCGATGCTTTCAAGACAAAACTTTATCTACACCATCTTTTTCTCTCAAATATATTTAACAGCAACGTTGACATTTTTAGGTTTAGGACTGCCGGCTCTGTTTGTTTTGGTGATAAAAAGTATCATCACCCTAACGGCACATTCGAGCATTGCCTGGGACAAACCATTTTACAAATACAAAGTTTTGCATCCGATTGCATGGGTGTTGGAAAGATTAATCTCTACTCCGGCTACACACCATGCACATCACGCAGATACAAGCGGTGATGGCGTTGGACACTTTAAAGGCAACTTTGGAAATATGTTTTTTATCTGGGATGTGATTTTCGGAACAGGTTTAATTACGCGTCAGTTTCCAAAATCATATGGTATCAAATCCTATAAACAGGAAGAATGGTATGCGCAGTTCCTTTGGCCAATATTCAAATCTAAAAAAGAAGGAAGCGCACTGGCAGAAGGAGTTCTTTCTGTACCCTTAAAACAAACTCCAATTATTGAAAATCAGCCAGTACTTGAAACCGTTCAATCCTAA
- a CDS encoding SusC/RagA family TonB-linked outer membrane protein — protein sequence MKKNINVYTLLFFLFLLSGINAQNTTPLIQSKLDGTIVDDITNQPIIGASVIIKGTTHGVQTDTEGKFYFQTGQKLPYTLIITYIGYKKTEIIVDKNPVTISLKEERQELDELVVVGYGSQKRKDITGSVSSVPKANLSQVSSSADNLLRGAVSGVVVTQSSGRPGASSSVRIRGGNSITAGNEPLYVLDGILIYNDNANSSAGIANAGASLNVLSTINPSDIESIEVLKDASATAIYGSRGANGVVIITTKKGTKGQDNISYQGYFGFQNISKKLSVMNASQWASLRNDVQASIGQAPSFTDAQIEAFKTSGNYDWQSAAFRRATPVQNHQLSFSGGDERFRYSVSAGYFDQEGIVLGSDFKRISLRVNYEKNYSQNFKFGVNANYSNSVSNGIASNSAGGRNPNPLVSVLLTAPVVPIRNEDGTYNVKNNIYATSVNGFVPNPINDLENTINETKINRILTSLFGEYKITKKLTAKVAVSGDVIDTKQNYYAPANTSNGAGTKGSAAIGDRLVSSVLNENTLNYNTNFGESHKFSALGGYTLQYTKGEVVTAGSNTFVNDANTYNALQDGVAVKPYSDAYESVLKSWLARVNYSYKGKYNFTLSARADGSSRFGSESRWGYFPSAGFSWNITDEEFANNIKGVTEAKLRITAGTTGNQEIGNYLALAQMGSVNYSFGGTLYTGLAPTRLSNPDLKWEKTTQYNVGLDLSLFERKINFVFDVYYKKTNDLLISVPVPLTSGYASVLQNIGGVENKGIEIGLNTENLKTENFSWNSNLVFSANRNKVVAIGNGVNQFFPVVPNGSLLQQQPVTVKVGLPLGTFWGYRTNGIFQTQEEVNTQPKINSLANTKVGDRKYVDTNGDGVITALDKGNLGSSQPKFVGSFSNTISYNDFDLNFSFQGSYGAKIFNALNQQLEISTLGTNASTALADRWTPANPSNEIPRATSSPLGIVSERYVEDASFLRLKLITLGYTLPKSISKKLGTKSVKFYVSAENLITWTKYTGYDPEVSSYEQNNLYPGIDFGSYPNSKTFISGLNVTF from the coding sequence ATGAAAAAAAATATAAATGTTTACACATTATTATTTTTCCTGTTTTTACTATCAGGAATAAATGCACAAAATACAACTCCCCTTATTCAGTCAAAACTGGATGGGACAATAGTGGATGACATTACAAACCAGCCAATTATTGGAGCTTCAGTTATTATTAAAGGAACAACACATGGGGTTCAGACAGATACTGAAGGAAAATTTTATTTTCAAACTGGTCAGAAATTGCCTTATACTTTAATAATAACCTATATCGGATATAAGAAAACTGAAATTATTGTCGACAAAAATCCTGTCACTATCAGTTTAAAAGAAGAACGCCAGGAACTGGATGAATTAGTCGTTGTTGGATACGGTTCTCAAAAGAGAAAAGACATTACCGGTTCAGTATCCTCTGTTCCAAAAGCAAATCTTTCTCAGGTTTCATCATCTGCAGATAATTTATTACGCGGTGCAGTTTCGGGTGTGGTAGTTACACAAAGTTCAGGTCGTCCGGGTGCTTCTTCAAGTGTTCGTATTCGTGGGGGAAACTCTATTACTGCGGGTAACGAACCTTTATATGTTCTGGATGGAATTTTGATTTACAATGACAATGCCAACAGCTCCGCCGGAATAGCAAATGCAGGAGCGAGTTTGAACGTTTTGTCCACCATTAACCCATCTGATATAGAATCAATTGAAGTTTTAAAAGATGCTTCTGCAACTGCAATTTATGGTTCTCGCGGTGCAAATGGTGTTGTTATTATTACCACTAAAAAAGGAACAAAAGGTCAGGATAACATTTCGTATCAGGGTTATTTTGGATTTCAGAATATTTCAAAAAAACTTAGCGTAATGAATGCCAGCCAATGGGCAAGCTTACGAAATGATGTTCAGGCAAGTATTGGTCAGGCACCCTCTTTTACTGATGCACAAATTGAAGCTTTTAAAACTTCCGGTAACTACGACTGGCAGTCTGCAGCTTTTAGAAGAGCAACTCCGGTTCAAAATCATCAATTGTCATTTTCGGGCGGAGATGAAAGGTTCAGATATTCTGTTTCTGCCGGATACTTTGATCAGGAAGGAATTGTTTTAGGATCTGATTTTAAAAGAATTTCACTTCGTGTTAACTACGAAAAAAACTATTCTCAAAACTTTAAATTCGGCGTAAATGCCAATTACAGTAATTCTGTTTCAAATGGTATAGCAAGTAATAGTGCCGGCGGAAGAAACCCAAATCCTTTAGTGAGTGTTTTATTAACCGCTCCGGTTGTTCCTATTCGAAATGAAGATGGTACCTATAATGTAAAAAATAATATTTACGCCACTTCTGTTAACGGCTTTGTTCCAAACCCGATTAATGACTTGGAAAATACAATTAACGAAACTAAAATTAACCGAATTCTTACCAGCTTATTTGGAGAATACAAAATCACTAAAAAACTGACTGCGAAAGTTGCGGTAAGCGGTGACGTAATCGATACTAAACAAAATTATTACGCTCCTGCAAATACATCAAACGGAGCAGGAACAAAAGGTTCTGCTGCCATAGGTGACAGATTGGTGAGTTCTGTATTAAATGAAAATACCCTGAATTATAATACTAACTTCGGCGAAAGCCATAAATTCTCAGCTTTAGGAGGTTATACACTTCAATATACTAAAGGAGAAGTCGTTACAGCAGGATCAAATACTTTTGTAAATGATGCCAATACTTATAATGCCTTACAAGATGGTGTCGCAGTAAAACCATACAGCGATGCATACGAAAGTGTTTTAAAATCATGGCTTGCAAGGGTAAACTATTCTTATAAAGGAAAATACAACTTTACACTTTCTGCCCGTGCAGACGGATCTTCAAGATTTGGTTCTGAATCGCGCTGGGGTTATTTCCCGTCAGCAGGTTTCTCATGGAATATTACGGATGAAGAATTTGCAAACAATATCAAAGGTGTAACTGAGGCAAAACTTAGAATTACTGCCGGAACAACAGGAAATCAGGAAATTGGAAACTATCTGGCGTTAGCTCAAATGGGTTCTGTAAACTATTCTTTTGGCGGAACATTATACACAGGACTTGCTCCTACCCGATTATCTAATCCGGATTTGAAATGGGAAAAAACAACACAGTACAATGTTGGTTTAGACTTATCATTATTTGAAAGAAAAATCAATTTTGTTTTTGATGTGTATTACAAAAAAACAAACGATTTGTTAATCAGCGTTCCAGTGCCGTTAACATCAGGATATGCAAGTGTACTTCAAAATATTGGAGGTGTTGAAAATAAAGGTATTGAGATTGGTTTAAATACAGAAAACCTAAAAACAGAAAATTTTTCATGGAATTCGAACCTTGTATTTTCTGCTAACAGAAACAAAGTCGTAGCAATTGGAAACGGAGTCAATCAGTTTTTTCCTGTAGTTCCAAACGGATCTTTATTGCAGCAGCAGCCTGTAACGGTAAAAGTTGGTTTGCCATTAGGAACTTTCTGGGGATACAGAACAAATGGAATTTTCCAGACTCAGGAAGAAGTTAACACACAGCCAAAAATCAATAGTTTAGCCAACACAAAAGTGGGAGACAGAAAATATGTTGATACCAACGGAGACGGTGTAATTACAGCTCTGGATAAAGGAAATTTAGGTTCATCTCAGCCAAAATTTGTTGGAAGTTTCAGCAACACAATTTCTTATAATGATTTTGATTTGAATTTTTCTTTTCAGGGTTCTTATGGGGCTAAAATCTTCAATGCTTTAAATCAGCAGTTAGAAATTTCTACTCTTGGAACAAATGCTTCAACTGCTTTAGCTGACCGCTGGACACCAGCAAATCCAAGTAATGAAATTCCGAGAGCAACAAGTTCTCCTTTAGGAATAGTTTCTGAGCGTTATGTAGAAGATGCTTCTTTCCTGCGACTAAAACTGATCACTTTAGGATATACATTGCCTAAAAGCATTTCTAAAAAATTAGGTACAAAGAGCGTTAAATTTTATGTATCTGCAGAAAACTTAATTACATGGACAAAATACACCGGCTATGATCCAGAGGTAAGTTCATACGAACAAAATAATTTATATCCGGGAATTGATTTTGGTTCTTACCCAAACTCAAAAACATTCATCTCGGGACTGAACGTAACTTTCTAA
- a CDS encoding thioredoxin domain-containing protein, with translation MKNKILKNSISVVTLFVTIIGFCQNKSSNTVSLDVYYSKIQAEKKPQIIDARGPEEFALNHINGAVNFNLESKDYAQQIAKLDKTRPVFTYSIGAGRSVWLADDLLKKGFKEAYSLEGGIANWIGNGKPFYANSKSKLTLAEYNTIIAENKDVLVDIGSIYCGACKKVKPVLETIKAQYGTNLKVIEIDLEDNPQFIADLKIIKVFPTLILYKNGKIVFKKEGTADLKKEVDVALAQK, from the coding sequence ATGAAAAATAAAATATTAAAAAACAGTATCTCTGTCGTAACTCTTTTTGTAACAATTATTGGCTTTTGCCAAAATAAAAGCTCCAATACAGTATCATTAGATGTCTATTACAGTAAAATTCAGGCTGAAAAAAAACCACAAATTATTGATGCCAGAGGTCCGGAAGAATTTGCTTTAAACCATATTAACGGAGCGGTAAATTTTAATCTGGAATCTAAAGATTATGCTCAGCAGATTGCAAAATTAGATAAAACAAGGCCCGTTTTCACTTATTCTATCGGAGCAGGAAGAAGTGTCTGGCTTGCTGATGATCTGTTAAAGAAAGGTTTTAAGGAAGCTTATAGTTTAGAGGGTGGAATTGCAAACTGGATTGGCAACGGAAAACCATTTTATGCTAATTCAAAAAGTAAATTAACATTGGCAGAATACAATACAATCATCGCTGAAAATAAAGATGTTTTGGTAGATATTGGATCCATTTATTGTGGTGCCTGTAAAAAAGTTAAACCAGTTCTGGAAACTATCAAAGCCCAATATGGTACGAATCTGAAAGTGATAGAAATTGATCTTGAAGATAATCCGCAATTCATAGCCGACTTGAAAATAATAAAAGTTTTTCCAACCTTGATTTTATATAAAAACGGTAAAATAGTTTTCAAAAAAGAAGGTACAGCCGATTTGAAAAAAGAGGTAGATGTAGCTTTGGCACAAAAATAA
- a CDS encoding RagB/SusD family nutrient uptake outer membrane protein, producing the protein MKKIIITLLLSAGLFASCTDLEATPTSFVTEDNYFITQDDAIASVTAVYASLSLDPGEQSLFGRNLYFLTDMGSDYAAAGVSATNPQVRAMSSLTHDATNDRVQVAWRQIYAGINRANVAIDNIPKVTGNEEVKTRLINEAKFIRGLLYFQAVRIWGGVPIVLHEPTSIQLESLKSRRATVEEVYAQIIKDLTDAESLPASYTTADAGRATSGAAKAILTKVYLTRKDWANAILKAREVINGGYGYALFENFQDIFTKTKKNGKEHIFSVQFEPNQAGNGSSGSTFQSTSFTGFTATEPADIISDVALFYDIYAPEDVRRDVSYKKQLLNPATGTLYTFPKPIFSKYLDLTNLATPSNVAINFPVIRYADILLSLAEAINEQNGAPTAEAFELINQVRRRAFGKPITTPDATVDLVGLNQTTFRAAIQEERKKEFVQEGQRWFDLVRWGTLVTEVKKVTAKNSVSERNNLYPIPQSERNIDPVGLPQNPGY; encoded by the coding sequence ATGAAAAAGATAATCATAACATTACTATTGAGTGCCGGACTCTTTGCATCGTGCACCGACCTTGAGGCAACACCAACCTCTTTTGTAACCGAAGACAATTACTTTATAACTCAGGATGATGCTATTGCAAGTGTAACTGCGGTTTATGCTTCTTTAAGCCTAGATCCGGGAGAGCAGAGCTTATTTGGAAGAAACTTATATTTCTTAACCGATATGGGGTCTGATTATGCTGCGGCCGGGGTTTCTGCAACAAACCCTCAGGTTAGGGCAATGAGCAGTTTAACACACGACGCAACAAATGACCGTGTTCAGGTGGCATGGAGACAAATTTATGCCGGAATTAACAGAGCCAATGTTGCTATTGACAACATTCCAAAAGTAACCGGAAACGAAGAAGTAAAAACAAGATTGATCAATGAAGCCAAATTTATCCGCGGATTGCTTTATTTTCAGGCAGTTCGTATTTGGGGAGGCGTTCCGATTGTATTACACGAACCCACTTCTATTCAGCTGGAAAGCTTAAAATCAAGAAGAGCAACTGTAGAGGAAGTTTATGCTCAGATTATTAAAGATCTGACAGATGCAGAAAGCTTACCGGCATCTTATACAACTGCCGATGCCGGACGCGCCACTTCCGGAGCTGCAAAAGCGATTTTGACCAAAGTATATTTAACCCGAAAAGATTGGGCAAATGCTATTTTGAAAGCAAGAGAAGTAATCAACGGCGGATATGGATATGCATTATTCGAAAACTTTCAGGACATTTTTACAAAAACAAAAAAGAACGGAAAAGAGCATATTTTCTCTGTACAGTTTGAGCCAAACCAAGCCGGAAACGGTTCTAGCGGAAGTACTTTTCAGTCCACATCATTTACCGGATTTACGGCAACAGAACCTGCTGATATTATCTCAGACGTAGCTTTGTTTTATGATATTTATGCACCAGAGGATGTAAGAAGAGATGTGAGTTACAAAAAACAACTATTGAATCCGGCTACCGGAACACTTTATACTTTTCCAAAACCTATTTTCAGCAAATATCTTGATCTGACCAATTTAGCAACTCCTTCAAATGTAGCTATTAATTTTCCGGTTATTCGTTATGCAGACATTTTATTGTCTCTGGCAGAAGCCATAAACGAACAAAACGGAGCACCAACTGCGGAGGCTTTTGAATTGATTAATCAGGTAAGAAGAAGAGCTTTTGGAAAACCAATCACAACGCCAGACGCAACAGTAGATCTAGTCGGATTAAACCAAACCACTTTTAGAGCTGCAATTCAGGAAGAACGTAAAAAAGAGTTTGTTCAGGAAGGCCAGCGCTGGTTTGATCTGGTTCGTTGGGGAACTTTGGTTACTGAAGTGAAAAAAGTTACGGCAAAAAACTCCGTTTCAGAACGTAATAATCTGTATCCAATTCCGCAAAGCGAAAGAAATATTGATCCGGTAGGATTACCTCAAAATCCAGGTTATTAA
- a CDS encoding arylsulfatase: MIKKLFIIALLVIAQLQMSAQKKQPNIIVILADDLGFSDIGAFGSEIKTPNLDKLAKNGLILKQFYNAGRCCPSRASLLTGLYSHQAGIGDMVQDKGLPAYQGYLNEHCITIGQALKQAGYNTIVSGKWHVGLVPSAWAVNRGFDDSFILQNNGSSYFNSEPLYNDGRKVTFLKGDQEITRTDKSTYLTQEITNFAINSLEKHSKEQKPFFLYVAYNAPHWPVQALPEDIAKYKGRYLKGWDNLRASRFEKLKQQGIIDKNWDLSNRFVKVPDWEKLSAQEKDKWDTRMAIYAAMIDRMDAGIGEILQKIKSLGEEDNTLILFLSDNGGSADDVKNWNYVTQKNGTPGSAGSIDSYESPWGNVSNTPFQLFKKNTHEGGIASPFIAYYPKHIKSSTLSNRVSHLIDIFPTCLEYAGFQYPDSFQEKKLIPLEGISLKKEFEGQKSDAHEALFWEHEGSKAVRKGQWKAVAENNQPWELYNLAADRTETKNLAKSEPKILQNLIELHEKWSAKVGVENWNKIK; encoded by the coding sequence ATGATTAAAAAACTCTTCATTATTGCCCTATTGGTAATTGCACAATTACAAATGTCTGCACAGAAAAAGCAACCTAACATCATCGTCATTCTGGCAGATGATTTAGGTTTCTCAGATATTGGCGCTTTTGGCTCAGAAATTAAAACTCCAAACCTGGATAAGCTTGCTAAAAACGGGCTTATTCTAAAGCAGTTTTATAATGCCGGACGCTGTTGTCCTTCACGGGCTTCATTACTTACGGGATTGTATTCGCACCAGGCAGGTATTGGGGACATGGTTCAGGACAAGGGACTTCCTGCCTATCAGGGTTATTTAAATGAGCATTGCATTACAATTGGACAGGCACTCAAACAGGCAGGATACAACACTATCGTATCGGGAAAATGGCACGTAGGTTTGGTTCCGTCAGCCTGGGCAGTTAATAGAGGGTTTGATGATTCTTTTATTTTACAAAACAATGGAAGCAGTTATTTCAACTCGGAACCTTTATATAATGATGGAAGAAAGGTTACTTTTTTGAAAGGGGATCAGGAAATTACAAGAACAGACAAATCTACTTATCTGACTCAGGAAATAACCAATTTTGCCATTAATTCTTTAGAAAAACACAGCAAGGAACAAAAGCCTTTTTTTCTGTATGTTGCCTATAATGCACCTCATTGGCCCGTTCAGGCATTACCTGAAGATATTGCTAAATACAAAGGCAGATACCTAAAAGGCTGGGATAACCTAAGAGCAAGCCGTTTTGAGAAATTAAAACAACAAGGTATTATTGATAAAAACTGGGACTTATCCAATCGTTTTGTAAAAGTACCAGATTGGGAAAAATTAAGTGCCCAAGAAAAAGACAAATGGGACACCCGAATGGCAATTTACGCTGCTATGATTGACCGAATGGATGCCGGAATTGGAGAGATTCTGCAAAAAATAAAATCTCTGGGAGAAGAAGATAATACACTTATTCTTTTTCTTTCTGATAATGGCGGTAGTGCAGATGATGTAAAAAACTGGAATTATGTTACCCAAAAAAATGGAACACCAGGTTCAGCAGGATCGATTGACAGTTATGAAAGTCCATGGGGAAATGTAAGCAACACGCCTTTTCAGTTATTTAAAAAAAATACTCATGAAGGTGGTATTGCTTCGCCTTTTATTGCTTATTATCCAAAGCATATCAAAAGCAGTACACTAAGTAATAGAGTAAGCCATCTGATTGATATTTTTCCGACTTGCCTGGAGTATGCCGGCTTTCAATATCCAGATTCTTTTCAGGAAAAAAAACTAATACCCTTAGAGGGTATTAGTTTAAAAAAGGAATTTGAAGGGCAAAAATCTGATGCACATGAAGCTTTGTTTTGGGAACATGAAGGCAGTAAAGCAGTACGAAAAGGTCAATGGAAAGCAGTAGCCGAAAACAATCAGCCCTGGGAATTGTACAATCTTGCTGCCGACCGGACCGAAACAAAGAACCTGGCAAAATCAGAACCAAAAATCCTTCAAAATCTAATTGAATTACATGAGAAATGGTCAGCAAAAGTAGGTGTAGAAAATTGGAACAAAATAAAATAA